In Microbulbifer agarilyticus, the DNA window GCTCCCATGATCAGGGCAAAGGGTTTGGTGTAGTCGGCTGCGCGAAAGTCGATGGCGCGGTCGGACCAGTGCGCAGCATAAAGGTGCATGCCGCGGTTCTTGAGTTCGACCATACCGGATTCGATATCGGGGTAGACGGCATTGCCGGTGAAGCGGCCACTGCCACCGGCGGTGTTGTGATACAGCAGGTGGCCGTAGCTGGGTTGCACCATGTGGATTTCGGGGATACCGACAGCGTCGGCGGTGCGCAGCATGGCGGAGATGTTCTGGCCCTTGTGCACCTGGTCGGTAAGCAGGGTCATATCGTGCTGGCGCTGGCGGAGCACCTGTTTAAATTTTTCGTAACGGCTGCGGCTCATGGTACTTCTTGTTGTGGACCCATTTCAGACTGAGTGCGTTTGGCCGCGGAGTATAGCACTGGCGTCGTTGGGCTATTTCAGCGGCGCATTAAATGGCTCGATGGTGACCCAGTCGCCGGTCTCACAATCGCCACCTTCCCGCGACAGCACCACAAAACAATTGGCGCCGGCGAAGCCTGAGAGAATGTGGCTGCCCTGAATACCTCGGGTTTCTACCACTTGAATACCGTCGCTATCGCAATAGGTAAAGCCGCGTTGGTAGTCGGTGCGGCCGGGGCGTTTGCGGATGTTGTTCAGTAGGCGTGCGCGCGTTTGCAGTGGTGGGTGACGGTGTTCTGCGGAAGTGCCGCGCAGTTTTTCCAGTGCCGGTACTACCAGCTGATCCAGCGTGACAATCGCCGAAACCGGATTGCCGGGTAGGCCGAAGAACAGTGTTTCACCTTTATCCTTGGGCAGGCGCCCGAAAGCGAAGGGTTTGCCCGGTTTGATGGCGAGCTTCCAGAAGCCAATTTCACCGAGTTCCTGTAATACGGTTTTGGTGAAGTCGGCTTCGCCCACGGATACGCCGCCGCTGGTGATTACGAAGTCGGCGTTGTCGCGGGCCTCGATAAATGCCTCGCGGATTTTTTCCGGCTGGTCCGGCCAGCAGCTGAGGTCGAGAATCTCGACACCCAGTTGTTCCAGTGCGGCGCGCAGGGCGATGCGGTTGCTATCGTAAATGTCGCCGTCACCGAGTTCAGATACCGGGGTGCCGATGGGCTTGAGTTCATCGCCGATGGAAAGCAGGGCGGCTTTCAATTTGCGGTATACGGTGATTTCCGCCACGCCGGCGCCGGCGAGTAGGGCGATGTGTGGGACTTTAATTTTTGCACCCACCGGTACCAGGCTCTGGCCGGTGTGGACGTCTTCACCCCGGCGGCGAATGTTTTCGCCAGGCCTGGCGGGGCGGCTCATGGTGAGTTGGTCGGCTTCGATGCTGCAATTTTCCTGCATCTGTACGCGGTCGGCGCCGGCGGGTACCGCAGCGCCGGTGGTGATGCGGGTGGCCTGGCCGGGTTCGAGTGCGCCGTCGAAGGGGTGGCCGGCGAGGCTTTTGCCGATCAGGGTATAACTCTGGTGGTCTCCGCACAGGGCGTAGCCGTCCATGGCGGAGTTGTCGCAAGGGGGGAGGTCTAGCGCTGCCAGTACCGGTTCGGCCAGCACCCGGCCGCACGCCTGGGCGAGGGGGATTGTCTCTGTTGCGGTAATGGGCTGAATGCTATCGATCAGCATCTGTTTGGCGGTTTCTACGGAACGCAGACCATTTTGTGCACAGACATCGGACATGAAGCTCGCCTTTTCTTTGTCGACTTGAGTTGCAAGATAGCTTTCTAAGGGCCGTGGGTTCAAGTGTTGGGGGGCTTGGGATATGGGTAGGGGTGGTTTGGACTCGTTGCCCGGAGGTAGGTGGTACTTACTTGACTGGTTGTGTGGCGGCAAAGCGCCGGGGATGGGTTTTCGAAACCGCCACAAGTACATCCCTGTAGGCTGCGTCGGCGACGTCCATGTCGCCGACGCTTTCGAAAACCCATCCCCGACACTTTGCCTTCGCATTAAGTAGGTAGGTCGTCGACGGTTTCGGAGAAACCAGTCTAGCCGACGGCGACTGCGAGGTTGGTATTGAGCAGTGCGGAGATCTCCGGCTTGCAGGAGCCGCAGTTGGTTCCGCAGCCCAGTAGCTCACCCAGTTCGTCCACCGAGGCGGCGCCCTCTGCAATAGCGGTTTCGATTTCTTTACGGGAGACCTGTAGGCAGGTGCATACCATCTGGGCACCGGCAGGTACGTCGTGCAGAAGTTTTGCGGGTGCGTCGGGTAGTGGCTCCAGTAGCGCATTCTCAAGTGTCTTGCGGTCTGGCAGGGAGTGCCATTCGGCGCTGGTGAATACCAGGAATTCCATTTGCTCGCTGTGCAGTAGCCAGCGTTCACCACTGGGTAATTGCAGCTGCTTGCGATTGAGTTGTTTGTCGCTGAGCTTAAACAGTTTGTCGGCGAGCGCTTGCCAGTCCGGCTGTTTTTTCAGTGCCAGTTCGAAGCGGTAGCCGCCTTCAACCGGTACCCGGTACCAGTGGAGAATGGTTTCAAACAGTTTGGCTTCGCCAATTTGCAGGCGGCTGTGTAGTTCTTCTGCGGCTTCGGTGCGCAATAACAGGCATGCGTAGCTGTGTGCGGTGAGCGGCTCCATATTGACCGCGACCTGTTTTAATTCCGGTTGCCCCGAGAACGGGTCGGTATAGGGAATGGCCAGGGCGCTGACGGTGGCGTTGTGGGCGAGGCTGTCGCTCCAGTGAATGGGCGCGAACAGTTGACCGGGTTTCTGGCTGGGGGTGACTCTGGCGCGGCCGAAGAACTGGCCTTTTTCGCTTTCCACACGGACCAGCTGTTCATCCTGAATACCAAATTTTTCCGCTTCCTGCGGATGCACGTGAAGTTCTGGGGCCTCGCTGTGGTCCAGTAGTTGGCGTGCGCGGCCGGTGCGGGTCATGGTGTGCCACTGGTCGCGCAAGCGGCCGCTGTTTAATACCAGTGGGTATTCGTCGCGGGTTTCCTGCTTTGGGCTCTGTGGCTGTACGGCAACAAAACGGGCGCGTCCATTGGGGGTGTAGAAATCGCCATCGCTAAACAGGCGCGCAGTGCCCTGTGGGTTGTCTGCGTTTACTGGCCACTGTACCGGGGTGAAGAAGTCGTATTCGTGGTCGCTGATATTGGCCAGCGCGGAGATATCAAACGCGCGACGGGCCTGTTCGCGGTTGTTTTCAAAACCGGAAAGCGCGGCGTGTTCGCGGAAAATATCGGCGGGCGACTGGAAGTCGAAGGCTTCACTGAAGCCCAGGCGTTTTGCTACATCACAGATAATTTCCCAATCGTGGCGGGCTTCGCCGGGTTTGGGGAGGAAGCCTTTCTGGCGGGACACGCGGCGTTCGGAGTTGGTAACGGTACCGGTTTTCTCGCCCCAGGTTGTGGCGGGTAGGAGTAGGTCGGCACAGCGTGCGGTATCGGTATCGCCAACACAGTCGGAAACAATGACGGTGGGGCAGTTCTTCAGTGCATTTGCGACGCGGCGTGCGTCCGGCATGCTCACCGCCGGATTGGTGGCCATAATCCATACGGCTTTGATTTGACCGCTTTCCACTGCATTAAACAGCTCAACCGCTTTCAGGCCCGGCCCTTGGGCCATGTTACTGGCATTCCAGAAGCGACCGACACGGTCGATATTCTCTTCGGTAAAGTCCATGTGCGCGGCGAGCATGTTCGCCAGCCCGCCGACTTCACGCCCACCCATGG includes these proteins:
- the glp gene encoding gephyrin-like molybdotransferase Glp; this encodes MSDVCAQNGLRSVETAKQMLIDSIQPITATETIPLAQACGRVLAEPVLAALDLPPCDNSAMDGYALCGDHQSYTLIGKSLAGHPFDGALEPGQATRITTGAAVPAGADRVQMQENCSIEADQLTMSRPARPGENIRRRGEDVHTGQSLVPVGAKIKVPHIALLAGAGVAEITVYRKLKAALLSIGDELKPIGTPVSELGDGDIYDSNRIALRAALEQLGVEILDLSCWPDQPEKIREAFIEARDNADFVITSGGVSVGEADFTKTVLQELGEIGFWKLAIKPGKPFAFGRLPKDKGETLFFGLPGNPVSAIVTLDQLVVPALEKLRGTSAEHRHPPLQTRARLLNNIRKRPGRTDYQRGFTYCDSDGIQVVETRGIQGSHILSGFAGANCFVVLSREGGDCETGDWVTIEPFNAPLK
- a CDS encoding nitrate reductase, which codes for MALTELFSAHRSCTTCPYCGVGCGVAATRETTPDNQGGEEDVIRIQGDDQHPANKGKLCVKGSSLADTLGNHGRLLKPQLHGEECEWDTALNFAATKLRETIDAHGPDSVAFYLSGQLLTEDYYVANKLMKGYVGTANVDTNSRLCMSSAVAAYKRSLGADAVPCNYEDLDEAELVVLIGSNAAWTHPILFQRMQASKAKLVVVDPRGSATSEMADLHLAISPGSDAALFNGLLHYLTEFGALDQAFIDNHTENFTDALYAAAEWTPEKVADHCSVELEQLLEFYELFRNTEKAISFYSQGVNQSSTGTDKNNTIINCHLATGRIGKPGCGPFSITGQPNAMGGREVGGLANMLAAHMDFTEENIDRVGRFWNASNMAQGPGLKAVELFNAVESGQIKAVWIMATNPAVSMPDARRVANALKNCPTVIVSDCVGDTDTARCADLLLPATTWGEKTGTVTNSERRVSRQKGFLPKPGEARHDWEIICDVAKRLGFSEAFDFQSPADIFREHAALSGFENNREQARRAFDISALANISDHEYDFFTPVQWPVNADNPQGTARLFSDGDFYTPNGRARFVAVQPQSPKQETRDEYPLVLNSGRLRDQWHTMTRTGRARQLLDHSEAPELHVHPQEAEKFGIQDEQLVRVESEKGQFFGRARVTPSQKPGQLFAPIHWSDSLAHNATVSALAIPYTDPFSGQPELKQVAVNMEPLTAHSYACLLLRTEAAEELHSRLQIGEAKLFETILHWYRVPVEGGYRFELALKKQPDWQALADKLFKLSDKQLNRKQLQLPSGERWLLHSEQMEFLVFTSAEWHSLPDRKTLENALLEPLPDAPAKLLHDVPAGAQMVCTCLQVSRKEIETAIAEGAASVDELGELLGCGTNCGSCKPEISALLNTNLAVAVG
- the trmH gene encoding tRNA (guanosine(18)-2'-O)-methyltransferase TrmH gives rise to the protein MSRSRYEKFKQVLRQRQHDMTLLTDQVHKGQNISAMLRTADAVGIPEIHMVQPSYGHLLYHNTAGGSGRFTGNAVYPDIESGMVELKNRGMHLYAAHWSDRAIDFRAADYTKPFALIMGAEKHGLSDYAAEHADDHVTIPIIGMVESYNVSVAAAIILQEAMHQRQKAGMYEDKVLDEEDPAIKDILFRWMHPKMVKYCEKHNLPFPELDEDGDIIPPKDPKYRQPGQ